In Amia ocellicauda isolate fAmiCal2 chromosome 16, fAmiCal2.hap1, whole genome shotgun sequence, the following proteins share a genomic window:
- the LOC136711901 gene encoding collagen alpha-3(VI) chain-like translates to MTDFVQRVVENLNVDENKDRVAVVQYIESDITRRDVVFLLDGSDTTRNGFPAMTDFVQRVVENLNVDENKDRVAVVQYSNDPAANFYLNTYSRKDEVINRIQGLTHKGGRPLNTGAALQFVKNNVFTAPAGSRRTEGVPQLLVVLTGGRSSDSVDTPASDLKKHGVLVYAIGTMNSDSRELQKISYEPSYAQSVSEFSDLPSIEQQLVSSVDRVVPEITPEAPTVIGKNQSVMRRLTDIKLKLNDQGSISCVAMR, encoded by the exons ATGACTGACTTTGTTCAGAGGGTAGTGGAGAACCTGAATGTGGATGAGAACAAGGATCGTGTTGCTGTGGTCCAGTACA TAGAAAGTGACATTACCAGAAGGgatgttgtgtttctgctggatGGTTCTGATACCACTAGAAATGGATTCCCAGCAATGACAGACTTTGTTCAGAGGGTTGTGGAGAACCTGAATGTGGATGAGAACAAGGATCGTGTTGCTGTGGTCCAGTACAGTAATGATCCAGCAGCAAATTTCTATCTGAATACATACTCTAGAAAGGATGAAGTCATTAACAGAATCCAAGGCCTGACACACAAAGGAGGCAGACCACTCAACACTGGAGCAGCTCTCCAGTTTGTTAAGAACAATGTCTTTACTGCTCCTGCTGGCAGCAGACGTACTGAAGGTGTTCCCCAGCTTTTGGTTGTGTTGACTGGTGGAAGGTCAAGTGATAGTGTTGATACACCAgcctctgatctgaaaaaacatggaGTCTTGGTCTATGCAATTGGAACCATGAACTCTGATAGCAGAGAATTGCAAAAGATCTCCTATGAACCCAGTTAtgctcagtctgtgtctgagttCTCTGACCTGCCAAGCATTGAACAGCAGCTTGTCTCCTCTGTGGATCGTGTAGTACCAGAGATCACACCTGAAGCACCAACTGTGATAGGTAAGAACCAAAGTGTAATGAGACGTCTGACAGATATAAAGCTAAAGCTTAATGATCAGGGCAGTATTTCATGTGTAGCAATGAGATAA
- the LOC136711902 gene encoding collagen alpha-3(VI) chain, whose product MTDFVQRVVENLNVDENKDRVAVVQYSNDPAANFYLNTYSRKDEVIKRIQGLTHKGGRPLNTGAALQFVKDNVFTAPAGSRRTEGVPQIVILLTGGKSRDDARGSAIALKGAGIVPFTIGTRNADTLELQTISYVPDYALSVPDFGDLESIQQHLISSVKRIPRQQRPDTPIVIVETEAGPRDVVFLLDGSDTTRTGFPAMRDFVQRVVENLNVDENKDRVAVVQYSNDPAANFYLNTYSRKDEVINRIQGLRHKGGRPLNTGAALQFVKDNVFTAPAGSRRTEGVPQILILLTAGRSRDDVRSAVTTVKGIGVVSLVIGMRSADTLELQTIAHEPRYAFSVPDFTDLLSVQPQMLSAMMRFAQQKPPESPTVIDTGKRDVVFLLDGSDTTRNGFPAMQAFVERVVEKLDVDENKDRVAVVQYSNDPAAHFYLNTYSTKDDVINTIRRLRHKGGRPLNTGAALQFVQNNVFTGPAGSRRPEGVPQILILLSGGRSRDDIRGPVTALKEYGVVPFGIGTSNADTLELQTISYEPRYALSVPGFSDLSTIEQQLLSLVTRVPQQKETETTPVLAETSMVKRDIVFLLDGSDDARSRFPAIREFVERVVENFDVKENKDRVAVVQYSNDAVASFYLNTHSSKESVLSAVRNLKPKGGRPHYTGAALQFVKANVFTPAAGSRRLEGVPQILRVVENLNVDENKDRVAVVQYSNDPAANFYLNTYSRKDEVINRIQGLRHKGGRPLNTGAALQFVKNNIFTAPAGSRRTEGVPQILILLTGGRSRDDVRSPAVALKGAGVISFSIGVRNAKTSELQNISYSPSMAFSVPDFDNLEDVAQKLSRTVEGKMPERELEPPDLFGTETEYNRADIVFMLDGSDDTRNGFPAMRDFVQRVVENLNVEEKNDRVAVVQYSDDQVANFYLNTYTKKDDVINGVKLLIHKGGRPLNTGAAFQFVQNNVFTASAGSRRLEGVPQLLIVLTGGKSRDDAWKQKI is encoded by the exons ATGACAGACTTTGTTCAGAGGGTAGTGGAGAACCTGAATGTGGATGAGAACAAGGATCGTGTTGCTGTGGTCCAGTACAGTAATGATCCTGCAGCAAATTTCTATCTGAATACATACTCCAGAAAGGATGAAGTCATTAAGAGAATCCAAGGCCTGACACACAAAGGAGGCAGACCACTCAACACTGGAGCAGCTCTCCAGTTTGTGAAGGACAATGTCTTCACTGCTCCTGCTGGCAGCAGACGTACTGAAGGTGTTCCCCAGATTGTGATCCTTTTAACTGGTGGAAAATCCAGAGATGATGCTAGAGGTTCAGCAATTGCTCTGAAAGGTGCTGGCATAGTGCCCTTCACTATCGGAACAAGAAATGCTGATACACTTGAACTCCAGACCATTTCATATGTGCCGGATTATGCGTTATCTGTGCCTGACTTTGGTGATCTTGAAAGTATTCAGCAACATCTTATATCCTCTGTAAAGAGGATTCCTCGACAGCAGAGGCCAGATACACCCATTGTTATAG TTGAAACAGAAGCTGGGCCAAGAgatgttgtgtttctgctggatGGTTCTGATACCACTAGAACTGGATTCCCAGCAATGAGGGACTTTGTTCAGAGGGTAGTGGAGAACCTGAATGTGGATGAGAACAAGGATCGTGTTGCTGTGGTCCAGTACAGTAATGATCCAGCAGCAAATTTCTATCTGAATACATACTCTAGAAAGGATGAAGTCATTAACAGAATCCAAGGCCTGAGACACAAAGGAGGCAGACCACTCAACACTGGAGCAGCTCTCCAGTTTGTGAAGGACAATGTCTTTACTGCTCCTGCTGGCAGCAGACGTACTGAAGGTGTTCCCCAGATATTAATCCTGTTGACAGCTGGGAGGTCCAGAGATGATGTCAGAAGTGCAGTGACCACTGTGAAAGGGATTGGAGTGGTTTCATTAGTTATCGGGATGAGGAGTGCAGACACTCTCGAGTTGCAGACCATTGCACACGAGCCTCGCTATGCGTTCTCCGTTCCTGATTTTACTGACCTCTTGAGTGTTCAGCCACAAATGTTGTCAGCTATGATGAGGTTTGCACAGCAGAAACCTCCCGAATCACCAACAGTGATAG ACACTGGAAAAAGGGACgttgtgtttctgctggatGGTTCTGATACCACTAGAAATGGATTCCCAGCAATGCAAGCCTTTGTTGAAAGAGTAGTGGAGAAACTTGATGTGGATGAAAACAAGGATCGAGTGGCTGTGGTCCAGTACAGTAATGATCCAGCAGCACATTTCTATCTGAACACATACTCAACAAAGGATGACGTTATTAACACCATAAGACGCCTGAGACACAAAGGAGGCAGACCCCTCAACACTGGGGCAGCTCTCCAGTTTGTTCAGAACAATGTCTTCACTGGTCCTGCTGGCAGCAGACGCCCTGAAGGTGTTCCCCAGATTTTAATTCTCCTTTCTGGTGGAAGGTCCAGAGATGATATTAGAGGCCCAGTAACTGCTCTGAAAGAATATGGAGTTGTTCCATTTGGTATTGGCACAAGCAATGCAGATACTCTTGAATTGCAAACAATATCCTACGAGCCTAGATATGCTTTGTCCGTTCCTGGTTTCAGTGACCTTTCCACCATTGAACAGCAGCTTTTATCCTTGGTAACGAGAGTCCCTCAAcaaaaagaaactgaaacaaCTCCGGTATTGG CTGAAACTAGCATGGTCAAACGGGACATTGTCTTTCTTCTTGATGGCTCTGATGATGCTCGGAGTAGATTTCCAGCAATCCGTGAGTTTGTCGAAAGAGTTGTGGAGAACTTTGACGTGAAGGAAAACAAAGATCGGGTGGCTGTGGTCCAGTACAGTAATGATGCAGTGGCTAGTTTCTATCTGAATACACACTCAAGCAAGGAAAGCGTTCTCAGTGCAGTCAGAAACCTGAAACCCAAAGGAGGAAGACCCCACTACACCGGGGCAGCTCTGCAGTTTGTCAAGGCCAATGTCTTTACCCCTGCTGCTGGTAGTAGACGTCTTGAAGGTGTTCCTCAGATTTTG AGGGTAGTGGAGAACCTGAATGTGGATGAGAACAAGGATCGTGTTGCTGTGGTCCAGTACAGTAATGATCCAGCAGCAAATTTCTATCTGAATACATACTCTAGAAAGGATGAAGTCATTAACAGAATCCAAGGCCTGAGACACAAAGGAGGCAGACCACTCAACACTGGAGCAGCTCTCCAGTTTGTTAAGAACAATATCTTTACTGCTCCTGCTGGCAGCAGACGTACTGAAGGTGTTCCCCAGATTTTAATTCTTCTGACTGGAGGAAGGTCCAGAGATGATGTGAGGAGTCCAGCAGTTGCTCTTAAGGGAGCTGGAGTCATATCCTTTAGTATTGGAGTGAGAAATGCAAAAACTAGTGAGCTGCAGAATATCTCTTATTCACCCAGTATGGCATTTTCTGTTCCTGACTTTGACAATCTGGAAGATGTGGCACAAAAACTCAGCCGAACAGTAGAAGGAAAAATGCCAGAGAGAGAATTGGAGCCTCCTGATCTCTTTGGTA CTGAAACTGAATACAACAGAGCAGACATTGTGTTTATGCTTGATGGTTCGGATGACACAAGGAATGGATTCCCAGCAATGAGAGATTTTGTTCAGAGGGTAGTGGAGAACCTCAATGTGGAGGAAAAGAATGATCGAGTGGCTGTGGTCCAGTACAGTGATGATCAAGTAGCAAATTTCTACCTAAACACTTACACAAAGAAAGATGATGTCATTAATGGTGTGAAGCTTCTGATCCACAAAGGAGGCAGACCCCTCAACACTGGGGCAGCTTTCCAGTTTGTTCAGAACAACGTCTTTACTGCTTCTGCTGGCAGCAGACGTCTTGAAGGAGTTCCCCAGCTACTCATTGTGTTGACTGGTGGGAAGTCCAGAGATGATGCT TGGAAACAGAAGATTTAA